In one Bacillus sp. PK3_68 genomic region, the following are encoded:
- a CDS encoding carboxyltransferase domain-containing protein, which translates to MFNLPETSFHFCGDEYIYAEISRDMRVESNFKALAVTEELRKRNIPGIIDIVSSNASYLVRYDPDVISARDLVDYLKEIDFSKSDPTTLDLSVRMVEIPIWYDDPITKEYSRRFRNRHQEPNLSNFDYVMKLNGFTEKEAFIERHSSDPYLITMVGFLPGTAWHFPLGVKPDEIIQAPKYKSPRTDTPEKSVAIGGAFNVIYPVKGTGSYQLIGMSAVPVVDLSNRLIDLKDTSFLARPGDVWKYRPVNESEYTAIEEEVKSGRYRYKMKDIDLSPMEYMAKGKTYIYELMGDF; encoded by the coding sequence TTGTTTAACCTGCCCGAGACAAGTTTTCACTTTTGTGGAGACGAATACATTTATGCAGAAATTTCCCGCGATATGAGAGTGGAAAGTAATTTTAAAGCACTTGCTGTAACGGAAGAATTGAGGAAAAGAAATATCCCTGGAATTATTGATATTGTTTCATCCAACGCCTCTTATTTAGTACGGTATGATCCAGATGTTATCTCTGCAAGAGACCTCGTTGATTATTTAAAAGAAATTGATTTCTCTAAAAGTGATCCGACTACACTTGATTTATCTGTCCGGATGGTGGAAATTCCGATCTGGTATGACGATCCCATCACAAAAGAATATTCCCGCCGCTTTAGAAACCGCCATCAGGAGCCGAATCTCTCAAACTTTGATTATGTTATGAAATTAAATGGTTTTACCGAAAAAGAAGCTTTCATTGAAAGGCATTCAAGTGATCCTTATTTGATTACAATGGTCGGTTTTCTGCCTGGGACTGCCTGGCATTTCCCATTAGGGGTCAAGCCGGATGAAATTATTCAGGCCCCCAAATATAAGAGTCCGAGGACGGATACCCCAGAAAAAAGTGTAGCCATCGGCGGGGCCTTCAATGTTATTTATCCTGTGAAAGGGACGGGCAGCTACCAATTAATCGGTATGTCTGCTGTTCCGGTAGTGGACTTATCTAACCGACTAATAGATTTAAAGGATACTTCTTTTTTAGCAAGACCGGGGGATGTTTGGAAATACAGACCGGTCAATGAATCTGAATACACTGCGATTGAAGAGGAAGTAAAGAGCGGCCGTTACCGATACAAGATGAAAGATATTGATCTTTCTCCAATGGAATATATGGCAAAGGGGAAAACGTATATTTATGAATTAATGGGGGATTTTTAA
- a CDS encoding sigma 54-interacting transcriptional regulator: MIIWKDILKPIGVVVDTESTLETVIQRLTENKADTAFVKREGTLVGYCTMQHIMEQVAHSGQLHVPISYKSDILKVPQLSPVQFSHNISMIIGEDLNREIVGYIAVGEAKSKINELELIQLNQLLHGSGVGIIRTNIHYEIEFINETAEKILGMPSSFLLFRNYKTLLTVDKDLDRVMNGETLVSLNSSINFKQMSGNFYPLRINGKITGLVHMFFLREVFEEAVQELDFVRNLYSDLQAVYSSSQEQILVIDENGKIIRVAGLFLSNFWKVDKPERIIGKYISEFTAKNIFQPDVFKLCINQKKKVTALQEATGGRRIWSVATPVYHEGKLEKVVILSRDISYNRDERSFSEKAVGADITDKLASINVQGKKLVYRSQKIENLLAEMQRVAQMNSTVLLEGESGVGKEVFAHKIHSASTRKEQPFIRVNCGAIPEQLIESELFGYEKGAFTGADRNGKAGLFEIAHNGTIFLDEIGELPLTMQVKLLRVLQEREITRVGGTRTVAVDVRVIAATNKSLQKMVEAGEFREDLYYRLNVIPFEIPPLRARKEDIFPLAIFFLEQFKRMYEIKKSFTPEAIEVLETYDWPGNVRELQNIIERLIVLSEDEWIQRENVIKSLYGDGQKREKPPFVFEIMPLKEAVEKLENQLIIRGMQKYRTAAKLSEVLGVSPATISRRMKKLKE; this comes from the coding sequence TTGATTATTTGGAAAGATATTCTCAAGCCAATTGGTGTAGTGGTCGATACGGAAAGCACATTAGAAACTGTTATTCAACGGCTCACAGAAAATAAGGCCGACACAGCTTTTGTAAAAAGAGAAGGAACGCTTGTCGGTTACTGTACGATGCAGCACATAATGGAACAAGTCGCACATTCAGGGCAGTTGCACGTTCCTATTTCCTATAAGAGCGATATATTGAAAGTACCTCAGCTTTCTCCTGTTCAGTTTTCCCATAATATTTCGATGATTATCGGTGAGGATCTAAACAGAGAAATAGTTGGCTATATTGCCGTCGGAGAGGCAAAAAGCAAAATTAACGAGCTGGAGCTAATACAATTAAATCAGCTGCTGCATGGCTCCGGAGTGGGCATTATTAGAACAAATATTCATTATGAGATCGAATTTATTAATGAAACAGCAGAAAAGATCTTAGGAATGCCTAGCTCATTTTTACTGTTTCGAAATTATAAAACACTGCTAACAGTCGATAAAGACCTCGATCGGGTGATGAACGGAGAAACACTTGTCAGCTTAAATAGCTCAATTAATTTTAAACAAATGAGCGGGAATTTCTACCCGCTCAGGATTAATGGAAAAATAACTGGTCTTGTCCATATGTTTTTTTTGCGCGAAGTATTTGAGGAGGCTGTGCAGGAGCTGGACTTTGTCCGCAATTTATACTCTGATCTCCAGGCGGTCTATTCTTCTTCACAAGAGCAAATTCTCGTGATCGATGAGAACGGAAAAATCATCCGTGTAGCTGGTCTCTTTTTAAGCAATTTCTGGAAAGTAGACAAGCCGGAAAGAATTATCGGCAAGTATATCAGTGAGTTTACAGCGAAAAATATTTTTCAGCCGGATGTGTTCAAGTTATGCATTAATCAAAAGAAAAAGGTAACGGCACTTCAGGAGGCAACTGGAGGGAGAAGGATATGGTCTGTGGCTACTCCAGTATACCATGAGGGGAAGCTGGAAAAGGTAGTCATCCTGTCAAGAGATATCTCTTACAACCGGGACGAACGTTCCTTTTCTGAGAAAGCAGTCGGTGCAGATATAACTGATAAGCTTGCCTCTATTAACGTGCAAGGAAAAAAACTCGTGTACCGATCCCAAAAAATTGAAAACTTATTAGCTGAAATGCAGCGGGTGGCACAGATGAATTCCACTGTTCTACTTGAAGGTGAATCAGGTGTCGGAAAGGAAGTATTTGCTCACAAGATCCACTCAGCAAGTACCAGGAAGGAACAACCGTTTATCCGTGTGAATTGTGGGGCAATTCCAGAACAGCTAATTGAAAGTGAATTGTTTGGATACGAGAAAGGCGCCTTTACCGGGGCGGATAGAAATGGAAAGGCTGGTCTCTTTGAGATCGCCCATAACGGCACTATTTTTCTGGATGAAATTGGTGAATTGCCGTTAACAATGCAGGTAAAACTGCTGCGGGTTTTACAAGAGAGAGAGATTACGAGAGTCGGGGGCACCCGCACGGTAGCAGTCGACGTAAGAGTCATTGCCGCTACTAATAAAAGCTTGCAGAAAATGGTCGAAGCAGGCGAGTTTAGAGAGGATTTATATTACCGGTTAAATGTCATTCCTTTTGAAATTCCGCCATTAAGGGCAAGGAAGGAAGATATTTTTCCGCTTGCTATCTTTTTTCTGGAGCAATTCAAACGAATGTATGAAATTAAGAAGAGCTTTACACCCGAAGCAATTGAGGTGCTGGAAACATACGACTGGCCGGGAAATGTCCGAGAGCTTCAAAATATTATTGAAAGATTAATTGTGTTAAGTGAGGATGAATGGATTCAGCGAGAGAATGTCATTAAATCACTTTACGGCGATGGGCAGAAGAGAGAAAAGCCGCCATTCGTTTTTGAAATCATGCCATTGAAAGAAGCTGTAGAGAAGCTAGAGAATCAATTAATTATCCGGGGTATGCAGAAATACCGGACAGCTGCTAAATTATCGGAAGTACTCGGGGTAAGCCCGGCTACGATCAGCAGGCGGATGAAAAAGTTGAAAGAATAA
- a CDS encoding sigma 54-interacting transcriptional regulator, with protein MDVIADELIQKINQLEKTNEQMRTIINFSSDGLYVVDHQGVTLEVNKAYEEMTGISRDEVVGKHIKDLVFGEYFDRSAAYMALQTKQTTTIMQKIKKRKYFVVTATPVFDNEHSEKRKVKMVVTSVRDLTYLNHLQNQLREAEQKSAEQPIHSSINNEDSLIIFKSTQMKNLVEQAKRIAAFPTPVLITGPSGTGKEVLANFIHQHSSQKDQPFVKVNCAAIPPELFESELFGFSGGSFTGAKKEGKPGLFEQANKGTILLDEIGELPLPMQVKLLRVLQDQSITRIGEVKPKRLSFRLICATNQDLKELVYNKQFREDLWYRINVVHLPMQPLSKRTADIPPLIDHYLKKFCSKYYLDKHMTPDTLSILTHYPWPGNIRELKNVIEFLVVSTPLSSITPRDLPEHMKDHGGYSTAAFESASGNPQSISTDQPNLKEALALFESQKITDALHSSKSIRSAARSLGIDHANLIRRMKRLGITYPSKDN; from the coding sequence ATGGATGTTATAGCAGACGAGCTCATTCAAAAAATAAATCAATTAGAAAAGACAAATGAGCAAATGAGGACGATTATTAATTTTTCTTCTGACGGCCTCTATGTAGTGGATCATCAAGGCGTTACTTTAGAAGTGAATAAAGCGTATGAGGAAATGACAGGAATCTCCCGAGATGAAGTCGTCGGTAAGCACATTAAAGATTTAGTCTTTGGAGAATACTTTGACCGCTCTGCTGCTTACATGGCACTACAAACCAAACAAACTACGACAATCATGCAAAAAATTAAAAAGCGAAAGTATTTTGTTGTGACAGCGACCCCTGTATTTGACAATGAACATAGCGAGAAGAGAAAAGTGAAGATGGTCGTTACAAGTGTCCGCGACCTGACCTATTTAAACCACTTGCAAAATCAACTAAGGGAAGCGGAACAGAAGAGTGCAGAACAGCCTATCCATTCCTCCATAAACAATGAAGATTCCCTCATCATCTTCAAGAGCACACAAATGAAGAACTTAGTTGAGCAAGCAAAAAGAATTGCTGCTTTCCCTACGCCTGTGCTGATTACAGGACCGTCAGGAACAGGCAAAGAAGTATTGGCCAACTTCATCCATCAACACAGTTCCCAAAAAGACCAGCCTTTTGTAAAAGTAAACTGTGCAGCTATTCCTCCAGAACTGTTTGAGTCCGAATTGTTTGGCTTCAGCGGAGGCTCATTTACAGGCGCGAAAAAAGAAGGAAAACCCGGTCTCTTTGAGCAAGCTAATAAGGGTACAATTTTATTGGACGAAATTGGTGAACTTCCCTTACCGATGCAAGTAAAACTGCTGCGTGTCTTGCAAGATCAATCTATCACCCGCATTGGAGAAGTGAAGCCAAAACGCCTTTCCTTCCGGCTCATCTGTGCTACAAACCAGGATTTAAAAGAGCTGGTCTATAATAAGCAATTTCGTGAAGATTTATGGTACCGTATTAATGTTGTTCATCTGCCGATGCAGCCATTGTCAAAGCGGACAGCGGACATCCCGCCGCTCATTGACCATTATTTAAAAAAATTTTGCAGCAAATATTATTTAGATAAACATATGACTCCAGATACCTTATCAATTCTAACCCATTATCCCTGGCCGGGAAATATACGGGAGTTAAAAAATGTTATTGAATTTCTTGTTGTTTCTACACCTTTATCTTCTATTACTCCTCGTGATTTGCCGGAACATATGAAAGATCACGGAGGATATAGTACCGCTGCTTTCGAAAGTGCATCAGGAAATCCTCAGTCCATTTCTACCGATCAACCAAATCTGAAAGAAGCACTCGCTTTATTTGAATCACAAAAAATAACAGACGCTCTCCATTCTTCAAAAAGTATACGTTCTGCTGCCAGATCTCTCGGTATCGACCATGCGAATTTAATTCGCAGAATGAAACGGCTCGGAATCACCTATCCGTCGAAAGACAATTGA
- a CDS encoding VWA domain-containing protein translates to MTKQLANRGVPAAPVWKGRKKVKAKFVLLCDGSRSMAAYTDQFLQFAYAMTECTRHVEVFLFSTKLKRVTSQLKKGRGGQLPVLTVFENEWGGGTRIGESLCSFVQQYGSQMLRKETVIMVVSDGLDSGNIVNLPWAMKEMKQRTSAVIWLNPLLNITGYQPEARGMKAALPYIDVFSEAQNPESFQKLSRTITIRR, encoded by the coding sequence ATTACGAAACAGCTTGCAAACAGGGGGGTTCCAGCTGCCCCTGTTTGGAAGGGCCGTAAAAAAGTAAAAGCTAAATTTGTCCTGTTGTGCGATGGGAGCCGTTCCATGGCAGCTTATACCGATCAGTTTTTGCAGTTTGCATACGCGATGACGGAGTGTACCCGTCATGTGGAAGTGTTTCTCTTTTCAACAAAGCTGAAAAGAGTCACATCGCAATTAAAAAAAGGCAGAGGCGGACAACTGCCGGTGCTAACTGTATTTGAAAATGAGTGGGGAGGAGGAACGCGCATTGGCGAATCGCTTTGTTCATTTGTGCAACAATATGGTTCTCAGATGCTGCGGAAGGAAACGGTCATTATGGTTGTAAGCGACGGGCTTGATTCAGGTAATATTGTCAACTTGCCTTGGGCAATGAAGGAGATGAAGCAAAGGACTTCCGCTGTTATTTGGCTGAATCCGCTGTTAAATATTACTGGATATCAACCGGAAGCAAGAGGAATGAAAGCGGCGCTTCCTTATATTGATGTCTTCTCAGAAGCGCAAAATCCTGAGTCATTCCAAAAATTATCTCGAACGATCACGATCCGGAGGTGA
- a CDS encoding nucleotidyltransferase family protein, with protein MTENVYAVILAAGMSSRMGEAKQLLPLGERSILQHVIDRVLKGKFTKVLAVIGHEAAAVQKTIHIEDKRFEWVVNKDYQLGQSTSLKTGLQQLALSQVNVMIFLGDLPFISEQTIHAIYESGLKMLDEHTEPFMVRPVYQSVPGHPVFLGRVHEELFSRMTGDQGAKSMLESFSYKERVPVEDEGIIIDIDTPEAYQEAKKQNNKLRI; from the coding sequence ATGACTGAAAATGTATACGCAGTAATTTTGGCTGCTGGAATGTCTTCAAGGATGGGCGAAGCAAAGCAGTTGCTTCCGCTTGGTGAACGCTCTATTTTACAGCATGTCATTGACCGAGTGCTAAAGGGAAAATTCACTAAAGTCTTGGCAGTAATTGGTCATGAAGCTGCCGCTGTTCAAAAAACGATTCATATTGAAGACAAAAGGTTCGAATGGGTCGTCAATAAGGATTACCAATTAGGCCAAAGCACCTCGTTAAAGACCGGGCTTCAACAACTTGCCCTGTCACAAGTGAATGTGATGATTTTCCTTGGCGATCTCCCATTTATATCAGAACAGACCATACATGCTATTTATGAAAGTGGTTTAAAAATGCTCGACGAACATACAGAGCCATTTATGGTTCGCCCGGTATACCAAAGTGTTCCGGGGCATCCAGTATTTTTGGGAAGGGTTCATGAAGAGTTGTTTTCAAGAATGACTGGTGACCAGGGGGCAAAATCAATGCTTGAGAGCTTCTCTTATAAAGAGCGAGTGCCAGTAGAAGATGAAGGGATTATCATAGATATCGATACTCCAGAAGCCTATCAAGAAGCAAAAAAGCAAAATAATAAACTGAGAATTTAA
- a CDS encoding MFS transporter, translating to MNKAEGKMLKRVVGASLIGSTIEWYDFFLYGVVAGIVFNHLYFPADDPFVSTLLAYVTFAVGFIARPVGGVIFGHFGDKIGRKSMLVLTLSIMGGSTVLIAFIPTYDQIGVWAPICLLFLRVMQGIGLGGEWGGAVLMAYEHAPDARKGFYASFPQIGLSIGLLLASGVVGFLSFTLSEGQFMAWGWRLAFGLSAILIFLGMWIRLNVSESPEFTEVKETKKESKMPIKEMWHNNTGNVLAGMGARYIDGVFFNVMGVFSITYLTGTLQISRTDALLGVSLAAFVMCFFIPIFGHISDLVGRTRTYWIGSLITGLSALPAFWFMSQSGGSTTVIWLSIIIPFGILYASVYGPEAALFAELFDAKVRYTGMSFVYQFSGIFASGLTPIIATALLEYNDGSPLLLALYVVFAGVISAISVKWINIRQPDLMQRGSNGKNSNIETTGS from the coding sequence ATGAACAAAGCAGAAGGAAAGATGTTGAAGCGTGTGGTTGGTGCCAGTTTGATAGGTTCAACAATTGAGTGGTATGACTTTTTCCTCTATGGAGTCGTCGCAGGCATCGTTTTTAACCACTTATACTTTCCAGCGGATGATCCGTTTGTCTCTACTTTGTTAGCCTATGTGACCTTTGCCGTTGGTTTTATTGCCCGTCCAGTTGGCGGTGTCATCTTTGGGCACTTTGGAGATAAAATAGGCAGAAAAAGTATGCTCGTTCTTACGCTGTCTATTATGGGCGGGAGTACAGTGCTTATCGCTTTTATTCCCACCTATGATCAAATAGGCGTATGGGCACCTATCTGTCTACTCTTTTTAAGAGTCATGCAAGGGATCGGCTTAGGAGGGGAGTGGGGAGGGGCTGTTTTGATGGCATATGAGCATGCCCCAGACGCCAGAAAAGGATTTTATGCCAGCTTTCCGCAGATTGGCTTATCAATAGGGTTACTGCTTGCTTCCGGTGTTGTCGGGTTTCTCTCCTTTACTTTATCAGAGGGGCAATTTATGGCCTGGGGATGGCGGCTTGCTTTCGGGCTGAGTGCCATTTTAATTTTCTTAGGTATGTGGATTCGATTAAACGTATCAGAATCACCGGAATTTACAGAAGTGAAAGAGACAAAGAAAGAATCGAAAATGCCTATTAAAGAGATGTGGCATAACAATACCGGCAATGTGCTTGCCGGCATGGGAGCAAGATACATTGATGGGGTGTTTTTTAATGTGATGGGTGTGTTTTCTATTACCTATCTGACCGGCACCTTGCAAATCTCCAGGACAGATGCTTTGCTAGGCGTATCGCTTGCTGCCTTTGTTATGTGTTTCTTTATTCCGATTTTTGGTCATATTTCCGACCTTGTTGGCAGAACTCGAACATACTGGATCGGCAGTCTGATCACCGGCCTTTCCGCATTGCCAGCCTTCTGGTTCATGTCACAGAGCGGTGGAAGCACGACCGTTATCTGGCTGTCTATCATCATTCCGTTTGGTATTCTCTATGCTTCCGTTTATGGGCCGGAAGCCGCTTTATTCGCAGAATTATTCGATGCTAAAGTAAGATACACCGGCATGTCTTTTGTTTATCAGTTTTCTGGAATATTCGCGAGCGGTCTAACACCAATTATCGCCACTGCATTGCTTGAATACAATGATGGAAGCCCATTGCTGCTTGCCCTTTATGTAGTTTTCGCCGGAGTTATTAGCGCAATTTCAGTCAAATGGATCAACATCCGGCAGCCTGATTTGATGCAAAGGGGAAGCAATGGCAAAAACAGCAATATAGAAACGACAGGAAGCTGA
- a CDS encoding XdhC/CoxI family protein translates to MSENRLVMEAVHEARKAGRKAALATVVRVFGSAYRREGAKMLVDEQENITGMISGGCLEADVAETAKKVIETGRPILKTYAMDEDVVWGLGLGCPGTVEIHIELVSGQQPVLSAWLDCIRKEQEGILATILPGGKNEKVHRLFIPKEGQPVGTLGDSRLDWQASNIALRKLSESNPKSETLIIESADQREDHVFVDVYIPPLKLMIFGAGHDAIPVARYGVSLGFDTIVIDQRSFYNSEERFPGTRRIVADTTRFAETVHIDSRTYIVVMNHHLERDQETLKFVLPSASPYIGVLGPRSRRIRMLEAIEKEGSSFENSQLQRMYSPIGLDIGAATPEEIAISILGEIVAIKNGHTGGFLQNSEYIHQFAKS, encoded by the coding sequence ATGTCGGAAAATAGATTAGTGATGGAAGCGGTTCATGAAGCTCGAAAAGCTGGACGAAAAGCGGCGCTAGCTACTGTTGTTCGTGTGTTTGGCTCTGCTTATCGTCGAGAAGGGGCGAAAATGCTGGTTGATGAACAGGAAAATATAACAGGAATGATCTCGGGAGGATGTTTGGAAGCAGATGTTGCAGAAACAGCAAAGAAGGTAATAGAAACAGGTAGGCCCATATTAAAAACATATGCCATGGATGAGGATGTTGTTTGGGGTCTTGGTCTCGGCTGTCCGGGCACGGTAGAAATACACATTGAACTAGTATCTGGTCAGCAGCCTGTTCTTAGTGCCTGGCTTGATTGTATAAGAAAAGAGCAGGAAGGAATACTGGCCACGATTTTGCCAGGCGGCAAGAATGAAAAGGTGCATCGCCTATTTATCCCGAAGGAGGGTCAGCCGGTTGGAACACTGGGTGATTCGAGATTAGATTGGCAAGCAAGTAATATAGCGCTCCGAAAGTTAAGTGAATCAAATCCGAAATCGGAAACTCTTATAATTGAAAGTGCAGATCAAAGGGAAGACCACGTGTTTGTTGATGTGTATATCCCGCCATTAAAGCTGATGATTTTTGGAGCGGGGCATGATGCGATACCTGTGGCTCGATACGGAGTTTCACTAGGGTTTGATACGATTGTGATTGATCAGCGTTCCTTTTATAACAGCGAGGAAAGGTTTCCTGGCACAAGGCGAATTGTTGCAGACACGACGAGATTCGCAGAAACGGTTCATATTGATAGCCGAACATATATTGTAGTAATGAACCATCATCTTGAAAGAGACCAAGAAACGCTAAAATTTGTCTTGCCCTCAGCATCTCCATATATAGGCGTACTTGGACCTCGTTCCCGGCGAATTCGCATGCTAGAGGCAATTGAAAAGGAAGGTAGCTCGTTTGAGAATAGCCAGCTTCAGAGGATGTACAGCCCGATCGGTCTCGACATTGGCGCCGCCACTCCTGAAGAAATTGCAATTAGTATTTTAGGGGAAATTGTCGCCATTAAAAACGGACATACAGGAGGGTTCCTCCAAAATTCTGAATACATCCACCAGTTCGCAAAATCTTAA
- a CDS encoding sulfite exporter TauE/SafE family protein translates to MIFSFAVIVFVASILQTSTGFGFSIMATPFLLILFEPREAIQINLILSLVISCVLIQKIKKDTDSGLVKRFIIGSAVGLPIGIVIFLLADIDKLKIGVSLLILSFTVLLILKFRIRQTRIRDLAAGGFSGILTTSIGMPGPPVLLYFSGIDTGKERLRATTLAFYLFIYSASLLIQILFVGTSKAIWLSSATALPLVLVGLFIGNRLFIKINQRIFQAFLYALLIFTGVYLLLESWQ, encoded by the coding sequence ATGATTTTTTCTTTTGCTGTTATCGTTTTCGTTGCTTCCATTTTGCAAACGAGTACAGGATTTGGCTTTTCTATTATGGCGACCCCTTTTTTGCTCATTTTATTTGAACCGAGAGAAGCCATTCAAATTAATTTGATTCTCTCCCTCGTTATTTCTTGTGTATTGATCCAAAAAATAAAAAAAGATACAGATAGCGGATTGGTGAAAAGATTTATCATTGGCAGTGCTGTTGGTCTCCCGATAGGAATAGTGATCTTTTTGTTAGCGGATATAGATAAATTGAAGATAGGTGTCAGTTTGCTTATTTTAAGTTTCACTGTTTTATTAATATTAAAATTTCGTATCCGTCAAACAAGAATAAGAGATTTGGCTGCAGGCGGCTTTTCAGGCATACTTACAACCAGCATTGGCATGCCAGGACCGCCCGTATTGTTGTATTTTTCCGGTATTGACACTGGTAAAGAACGGCTGCGAGCGACCACCCTTGCTTTTTATTTATTCATTTACTCAGCAAGCTTGCTCATTCAAATTTTATTTGTTGGCACGTCAAAAGCGATTTGGTTGTCAAGCGCTACTGCTCTGCCCCTTGTTCTAGTTGGTTTATTTATAGGAAACAGGCTATTTATAAAAATTAACCAGCGGATCTTTCAAGCATTCTTATATGCCCTTTTAATTTTTACCGGTGTTTATTTACTCTTAGAAAGCTGGCAATAG
- a CDS encoding iron-containing alcohol dehydrogenase: MIDSFLASPSVKLHEKVTAIFLKRGFACSFFSNYAGEPTTKNVKEAVQQLQSFQADCVVAVGGGSAIDLAKAVAVFSKNNEIKWSEISCQQQLKRLPLIAVPTTAGTGSEATKIMVITDPVTNVKMNPSHPDLIPDAAVLDPELTVSLPPSFTAYTGLDALTHAVEAYVSNRASQMTDLFALEAIRQIGLALPKAYEDGRDSDSRKDMILASCYAGLAFSNASTNLAHAAGRPLGAQFHIPHGLSVALLLPFVLEFGLESCPERYAKVAVALGADPSLSTEKLAQASIHIVEDYNERFGIWKDASKYLQPEQLMQAIPSLVIDALSGNGIDTNRKVPADQDIAGIYEKLAEKIKETSQQTLLNN; encoded by the coding sequence ATCATAGATTCTTTTCTGGCAAGTCCGTCTGTAAAGTTGCACGAAAAAGTAACAGCTATCTTTTTAAAGAGAGGTTTTGCCTGCTCATTTTTCAGCAATTATGCAGGTGAGCCTACAACCAAAAATGTAAAAGAGGCTGTTCAGCAGCTGCAATCTTTTCAAGCAGATTGTGTCGTTGCTGTCGGGGGAGGCAGCGCGATTGATCTGGCAAAAGCTGTAGCCGTATTCAGCAAAAACAACGAAATCAAATGGAGTGAGATTTCCTGCCAGCAGCAGCTAAAGAGGTTGCCTTTAATTGCCGTGCCAACTACAGCAGGTACCGGATCGGAAGCAACAAAGATTATGGTTATCACAGATCCCGTAACGAATGTAAAAATGAACCCGAGCCATCCAGACCTTATCCCGGATGCAGCTGTGTTGGATCCCGAACTTACGGTGAGCCTGCCGCCCAGTTTTACTGCTTATACTGGCCTGGATGCGTTAACCCATGCGGTTGAAGCCTATGTATCTAACCGTGCTTCACAGATGACCGATTTGTTCGCTCTAGAGGCCATTCGACAAATCGGTCTGGCTTTGCCAAAGGCGTATGAAGATGGAAGAGATAGCGACTCGCGTAAGGACATGATTTTGGCTAGCTGCTATGCGGGTCTTGCTTTTTCTAATGCTTCTACTAATCTGGCGCACGCGGCCGGAAGACCGCTTGGCGCTCAGTTCCATATCCCGCATGGTTTAAGTGTAGCTTTGCTTCTTCCTTTTGTTCTCGAGTTCGGTTTGGAGTCTTGCCCAGAGCGTTACGCAAAGGTTGCGGTAGCTCTCGGAGCAGATCCTTCATTAAGTACAGAAAAGCTAGCGCAGGCATCTATTCATATCGTTGAGGATTACAATGAACGCTTTGGGATTTGGAAGGATGCCAGCAAATACCTTCAGCCTGAACAGTTGATGCAAGCCATTCCGTCTCTGGTTATTGATGCTCTTTCAGGAAATGGGATTGATACGAATCGAAAAGTTCCGGCAGATCAGGACATAGCAGGAATTTATGAAAAGTTAGCAGAAAAAATAAAAGAAACAAGCCAGCAGACGCTCTTAAATAATTAA
- a CDS encoding MoxR family ATPase: MHLAQVLQKPLLIEGPAGVGKTEMAKVLAQSLNTRLIRLQCYEGLDVANALYEWNYAKQMLHIRMLENSGVGLAEKEAAIFSDSFLLARPLLQALTEEKASPVLLIDEVDRADEEFEAFLLEALAEFQITIPEIGTIQAKHRPYVILTSNRTRELSDALRRRCLYQWIDYPDFEKEAAILQARLPAINKQLARQIAHMMKKIRQMPLQKVPGVAESLDWAEALMLLHRSELNEETVQETLGCFVKDREDWEMVHEAVENGVLLRSQF; encoded by the coding sequence TTGCATCTTGCACAGGTACTGCAAAAGCCATTGCTCATCGAAGGACCGGCTGGAGTTGGAAAAACGGAAATGGCGAAAGTACTGGCCCAATCATTGAATACACGGCTAATCCGCCTGCAGTGTTATGAAGGTCTCGATGTTGCCAATGCATTATATGAATGGAACTATGCAAAGCAAATGCTTCATATCCGCATGTTGGAGAACAGTGGGGTTGGATTGGCCGAAAAGGAAGCAGCTATTTTTAGCGATTCTTTTTTATTAGCTCGCCCATTGCTCCAGGCTTTGACAGAAGAAAAGGCATCTCCGGTCCTGTTAATCGATGAAGTAGATCGAGCAGATGAAGAGTTTGAAGCTTTTCTTTTAGAAGCCTTGGCAGAATTTCAGATTACTATTCCGGAGATTGGCACGATCCAGGCCAAACACCGCCCGTATGTCATTCTGACATCGAACCGAACACGAGAGCTGAGTGATGCTTTAAGGAGAAGATGCTTGTATCAATGGATAGATTACCCTGATTTTGAGAAAGAAGCAGCCATTCTCCAGGCCAGGCTGCCTGCCATTAATAAACAGCTCGCTCGCCAGATCGCTCATATGATGAAAAAGATTCGGCAAATGCCATTGCAGAAAGTACCCGGTGTCGCAGAAAGCCTTGATTGGGCGGAAGCGCTTATGCTGCTTCATCGCAGCGAACTGAACGAGGAAACGGTTCAAGAAACGCTCGGCTGTTTTGTGAAGGACCGGGAAGATTGGGAAATGGTTCATGAGGCAGTAGAAAACGGAGTTCTTTTGCGCTCACAATTTTAA